In the genome of Ictalurus punctatus breed USDA103 chromosome 3, Coco_2.0, whole genome shotgun sequence, the window AGGGCTTTACAGAGATCTTTACTCCAGAAGGTGATTACACTTTAAAAGAGACTCATGGTTCAAGGTTTTAGAAACAGACTACAGCATAAGAATCAGATCCACTGATAAATTTACATTAGATAGTCTGATGTTGTGTGATATCTCtatttatataacactttttAAATGGGTTTAAAATTTTacagtgctttacatagtaaaATTAAACATAGTAAAcagatttaattaaatttacagTGAAGCACCTATATTGCTGGTATGTACCTTGCAGTTCCAGTGCTTCCTGTATAAACAGAACCATTTCCTCTACACAATCATATATACTGGTGTGTAGTGATGTGGTACTTGCAGTAATTACATTTCTTATTTCTTAGTGCGTTTCAACACATCAATGATGGAGCAGCATCTGTTCATAATCCTGTTTTtcacaggtgagagagagagagagagagagagagagagagagagagagagagagagagagtttgtgtgtgtgtgtgtgtgtgtgtgtgtgtgtgtgtgtgtgtgtgtgtgtgtgtgtgtgtgtgtgtgttgtttttaaataatggctTCACCTGATTTACAGAAAGAAAGCACTTGGTAGTCCTGTCTGATACAGGGCATCTCTAGCAACAtgaattataatatttataggAGACACAGCACTAGATGTAACTAGTTACAGATATATGAAGTTCATTTAGATGTttttataaacagaaataaaattttgtgtatcATGTCTTGAActcaagaatttttttttcaatttcttattgaaaaaatgtttcattagtTAGaattaacatttttgacataGCTACCATTGCATAAACTTTTAAAACTCTCCTCCACAGGAGTTGTCCCCCttgtcctgtctgtctctcgtaAGTACTATCTGATCCAGCAGGGAAAGACCTGGAGTGATGCTCAGGCTTACTGCCGAGCCGAACACACTGACCTGGCTATCATCGAAAGTAATGATGACATGGTCCGACTTCAGAATGAAATTCAGAGACAACAATTCAGTTCCAGTGCTTGGATTGGACTGTACAATGACATAAACAGCTGGTACTGGTCCCTTGGACATGAGCCACTGGGTAGTATGAGACCGTGGGCTACAGGAGAGCCTGACAACTGGCTGGGACAGGAATGGTGTGGTGCGACAAATACTTGGGCTTGGTCTGATGGGTCATGTACAAAAACATTACCCGTTGTGTGCTTTGATGGTAAGAACAACATTTGTTTTGTCAGTAGAGAAGGTTGTCCTAATAAAATCATTGTCGACAGTCCCATAAGACCTACATCTCCTATCTTGCACTGCGAGCATTACTGGTAGCACCCTATTTATGTACATGGGTGAAAAACTCAGTCTCTGATTCTTCTGTTTAGATGAGGCTAgtaaacattatatttcttGGTTCTGTGGTTGCAGAGGTCTTTgtgaaaataagaaaataacttctctccatccatccatccatccatccatccatattctgtaccacttatcctacacagggttgcagggagcctggagcctatcccaggagaatcagggcacaaggtgggggacaccctggacgtggTGTCAACCCACTACAGGGGACATTTCTCTCTATTTAAGAAaaatatctatttatttatttgattttctgAGAAGATATTAGTTTGTGAATCGAGTAGCTGGTTGTCTTGTAGTCTTTGTTTTCCCTCTCACTGTTGTTTAGCCCTctgaaatttattttttgttgcgtttttgtttgtgttcctGTAAAATCTGCCGCTCTTATTTGGCAAAGTAATTTCCTCTGCCACGGAGGATCTGAGTTTGATTCCCGCGGTTGAGCACTCCATTCCTCACTTTATTCTGTCTGAGCTCTCATCTATAGGCCTTTCTGGTATTCCTGCCACACCATCTGTTAATGCTGGCTGGTGGAACAGTGTGTTAGAGCGTTTGTAACTGAAATCCTGAGAACCAGGTTTAAGCCCCACTAAGCACAAACTTCACTTGCCTCATTTTGACTAATCAAACTCTGCTATTGGGTCTATTCTTTGGGTGCTCTGCATGTGAGGGTTGTTAAGATGCTCATCCTGATCACAGGGCATCTTACAACCCCATTACAACTTATAATCAACATATaatcatgttgttgttttttctcacAGACACTAAAACTGGCAATCAGAGATACATTTACATCTCTAACACTAAGACGTGGTATGATGCTCAGGCTTACTGCAAAACGTATCATACGGATCTGGCCAGTGCTAGAAATGCAACAGAAATCTCTGTTATACAGGGACTGGTCTCTGGTTGGACTTGGTTTGGTCTGATCAGAGACACCTGGAAGTGGATAGACAAAACCAACTTCTCTACCATCAGCTGGATCTCTGGAAAACCTGATAATTCCCTGAAGAATGAAAACTGTGGTTATTTAAATAATGGTCAGGCTGATGATGCAAAGTGCTCAGACATAATGCCTTTCTTCTGTTACAGAAGTGAGTTAAAGTTTTATTCAGTCTcatattaataaatttaaacTGCTTTTAGAAAGTAAGTTTGTGTTCGTGATTGTGCTTGTATGTGTCTTTACATTCCTACATTCAGTAATTACAGGACAACAACAAATCGTGAGGGTGAAGGTGCGGTCCAATCAGGATGTGAATGATCCTGCAGTAAATGCGGCCATCTTGGAGCAGGTGGGTCTCATCCTCCTCAAGACTCCACTTATAATGTACATTCTCCTCCTCATTACTGCAGCCAGATCCTGTGTCTTCATCAAACTCTGACACTtttacactgtactgtaatcaCAATCTGACTGT includes:
- the LOC108263798 gene encoding putative C-type lectin domain family 20 member A, with translation MMEQHLFIILFFTGVVPLVLSVSRKYYLIQQGKTWSDAQAYCRAEHTDLAIIESNDDMVRLQNEIQRQQFSSSAWIGLYNDINSWYWSLGHEPLGSMRPWATGEPDNWLGQEWCGATNTWAWSDGSCTKTLPVVCFDDTKTGNQRYIYISNTKTWYDAQAYCKTYHTDLASARNATEISVIQGLVSGWTWFGLIRDTWKWIDKTNFSTISWISGKPDNSLKNENCGYLNNGQADDAKCSDIMPFFCYRIITGQQQIVRVKVRSNQDVNDPAVNAAILEQIKQELKDHGMAENITVKWREQPDGKVFHKETEKNSTGKEEL